A stretch of DNA from Montipora foliosa isolate CH-2021 chromosome 4, ASM3666993v2, whole genome shotgun sequence:
gggtttctgcttaaAGTTAATAAATCTAAATTGTATACTACAGAAATCTCAATGCTGTCCTTTGTTACAAATTATGGCTGTTTGGTTCCATTTGAgcagagtatgaaggtaagggAGTGTCACAGAATTTTTTGATATGGAATCAGTGCGGTGGGGTGAGTTGTATATGTATGTACCTGAAAGGGTGCATCCAGTTCTCCCATCATTTCAAAAGCTATCATGTCATTTTTTGTCACTCCAACTTTCCCATCAATGAGAAGGCAAATGCTCCttaatcttaaaaaaaaaaggaaaatcaatgTCATGGACCCTTTATGTGAAGCAGCTGAATGTtgcattaacccattgactcctgggagtgagatttAACAGATTTgactctaatgccagacgattctactcgtcatttgggggcatcctagggtacccccctcccccctcatttTTGGACCAAAGCCACCAAAACACcataaaacaccaaaactgtaaaagggcaaaaacaaaatgtttgagagCGGGCCCCCACCTTACCTCCAGGTCTGGATATGCCACtgcttaccccccccccccccccctccctcccctcgacgagtaaaatcatctggtatTAGTAAAATATATTCCGTCTCACTCCTAGGACTCAGTCAATGACCTAATTTTTACCGTtaataacattttaaatttaatttaatagttTACTGTAGAATTTCATTACAATACAAAACACGTTCATTATGCACTGCTCACAGTTGGCAAAAGCTAGTTGAGGGGAGCAGTGGTTACACATGTACATAAGAGAGGGCAAGTAGAGAAAACTACAATATTTGGGTGTTTCCCGATGGCTGAATAATCATGGTTATTTCAGCCATCGGGAAACACCTTGAAACACAGCATGGCACCAACAGAACAAAGACTGACCACCTTTTCAAAGTTCTGAGGAAATGTAACAGCAAGTTTGACTGCTTAGTCTACGAGATGTTGTATATAAAGGACATCAAGCCTTCTCTTAACACACAAGCTGACTCCGTTTGTGCCAAACTGTTTACGTGGCACTtttgttcattaattttttccttttcttttttccttattGTGTTTCTTACCTTGGGAATTATACCCATAGGACCTGCAAATATTTTACGTATTGTTTCGcattttatatatttgtattacACCTTatactttttcactttgaaaaTGGTGTAACATAGCGCTGAAATGTTGTTCGCTTTTTtgcatgtattttaaaaatCTTAGCGTTTATTCATTTTCTAAAAATTTTTAGACttcaattttgatttaattaaaGATgtggtaaatattattatttaactcCACACGAGTCTCTGCCcaaggagaaaacaaaattaatttaacttACTCTTTCCCTGCCCTCTGTTTAAGGTACTTCTCAGCTACTTTGACAAAGTGGCGAGTTCCCTGTTCCTTTCCAACACCTTGTACATATCCATAACCAGGTAGATCCACAAGgtaaaactttgaaccaatatTGTAGAAATTCACAAGACGTGTATGACCCTTGAAAAGAATACAAAGCATAACATCGGTGTAGAGGCATATTACCATGCTTATTACAATCAAAGGCTCTTTTATTGACAGACTTAAAGCCTTTATTGACACATACAGCTGTAGACACCAAAAGATAATTTAAAGtaaataaagttaaataaataGCAAGTTATCCTAATGAACGCATCTTACTAGGGGGAACAGAGAACACTGGTTTAAGTGCAAAGAGGATGTGGGACTCAAGGAACGGGTAACCCAAAACTCATTCATGGACACAAATAATTATATTGTAATCATGTAAGGAATGGTTCGTTGTACAAGTATTTGTGAGATAAGGGCTGAGAAGAGCATGACatatttttgcattaaaaaaGGTATCCAACATTCTATTGAGCACATTTTGGTCAGGATTGCATATACTCAGTAATCATTTGATTAGTTTTACATGATTTCATTACACTTACTGGTGTTTTAGATGTTTTCACAAGTTTTGTCTGGTTCAGAAGAGCATTTATGAGAGATGACTTGCCAACACTTGTCCTACCAATAAAGGCAACCTGTACAAACAATGCATAATTTTGTTAAGTCTACTGTAAAATTGTCAAGAAGggtacattttttcaaaaaaatggccACATGGCTATGTATACCTGATATTTCAACAGAAATACACACagcctgctcccatctgactTTCTACCTCAGTGGGTAGAGCAACAGAGATTTAATCCTGAAGCTgggggttcaattcccaccctggtcagagtttttctctgtccttaagTGACATTTCCATTACTAGGACAAATGCTTAGAAAGATAAAATGGGAATTAAGGTAGCACTCCCATTGATTCCTCTGTTgtgttacaataatattatctgCCCATCCATAATATTGTAATTCAGAGTTGCCATTAAGTATTGTTGTGTTTTAGACACAGGATCCATctcttatctggaacactgAACTGAGTATCAAAAACATTAGCTGACTTTCTGGTAAATGAGTgctgatacatgtatatgttttgCCAGGTTTGAAGCTCAGTGTACAGTGTTACCTATATTGTTGCCCTTCTCCAATGTTTATTATGGTGAATCTTTGATACTCTTGTAATTCTCATGAAATGGaggaaataaaatgaatgaatgaaaacatTGACAAAATTACAACATAAGCTTGGGGTGCCTATGTAACCTATGCAAATGACATTGGTTGTCGCATTGGGGAGTTAACACTAGGTTCtcttgttcagtgttcccctagggattcaaaacaccagtgAGTtgatatatatgggttattgaccaagcgtgaggtcaagatggctggatattggccaagttctttttttgtgttttcataaacacgcaaaaaaagaacgaggccaatatccagacATCTTGACAgaacaagtttggtcaataaaggatttcttatatgacttaaaacatgATCCTCTGATCTTGCGCGACCaggcgagaaatcccgagcgggcagtatcgctccaacctcgttcccagggtctctcttctgtgcctccattgtcgttgagaaacgacaatggaggcagagaagagagaccctgggaacgaggttgctatCGCTCCagcttgcccgctcgggtagccaatcacagcgcgggatttgtttcatcttgcccgctcacggagccaGTCATATAATAAAGTACACAAAAGTacactagtgttacactgtgtttcaACCATTGTTTAACAATCCAGTTGAAATTGCTTATAACAATGTTTCGAGTACGTACGCAGCTCATTGCAACACAATTGAATTTAAAGTATATACACTACCTCGGGTAACTTAAGGTTAGGAGCTTCCTCGGTTTTGACTGCTGATCCCTGAAAGACAGCTTTGGGACCCAGTAATTGAAATTCTTTGTCAGCTCGGGCTAGAATTCCTGATGTGGGATTAAAAACAGATTGAGATTCTTTTGCTCGAGGTGAACCTTTGTGATAGAAAAATCTCcacaataaaaggaaaagagCTTTTTCACGGTGAAATTCAGGAAGGTGGAACATCTCGTACAAATGGCATGTTGATCGTTTCCAGTCTTTTCCAGCGTGTAACGTCCAAGGGTCCCAAGATGGCGGCTTACGAGTGATTTCTATGCGCCAGCGATAATGTATTTAGCGGTTTCTACATCCGGGATATTTGCGCCATGTGGAGGAAAATATGGCTGCCATGGTCGTCCTATCAAATGCCGTAAAAAACTGGGAAAAATCTGGCAAAGATGAAGTGTATGTTCGTTGAATTCTTTTGAGGAGTTTCTAAAAATCTCATCTTAACAGACCTCTCATTATTTGGCAGGTTTCGGTTGTGCAAGAACTGCGTTCGGAGCAAGGATGGAGAGCTGTCCGATTCCCACTTTCAGTGCGGAGAAAACGGTTTGTACTGTAGTTGCTGGTTATGTCAAACTGGTGCTGATGACTTCAATTGTGACTGGTTCTCTTTTAGATCTCAAACGTGTCATCTATGAAGTGTTTTGTCACGTCATTCAAGGCAACCTGAAGCATGACGATGTTGTGTCCCTGCTGTCTGATGTCGCGGTAAGGTCAAGGGCTGAAACTTAGTTATAAGTCTAGGAAATCCTATGGACGCGATTGCATTTCGTggtttatgggcacgagtgatgttttgagaGTTCTCATGCATGAGCCGTAGGCGTGTGCAATttcagaactttcaaaacatcacgagtgaccataaataaCGAATGTATGAGCAAGTTCATACAGGTTTTTTATtcattatatactcaacaaaatcactccatcgctTAGTTTCCATAGCAatttccgtattgcactctttaacctatttatgcattcgtcattgaccaatcaaaaacgtGATATTTTGTTGAATATATAATAAGTAtgcatataataaattattattattattaatatccAGTATCGTACTGGGCCAACTGTTTTTTAATATCCCGTGAATGGCACACTAGACTGGAAACACTGATTACACGTAATTgactgaaaaataaacaagttGACCATTTTCTCCCTTCTTAAACATGGCAGGTGCCTTACATGAAGACATAATCTGTTATTATTGAATGTGATATTACTGAATGTAAtatggcgttagacagagtaaaagtctcactcccaggagtcgaTGGGTTATTGAGTTAAAGGAGTAaccattaaattttatttcagaaaaattGAAGCACTCTAGGAGGAACTTGAACACCTTCAACCTAATCAGGTTGCAGAAGAaaaaaggggtagtttctaaagaaactgtggtgctgcatcggtggggaagtagtacacaaaaatttggttttatcaacagagttgataatgtaaattgaccaccgcacagggattctgaaagctgacgtttcgagcgttagccctttgtcagagtgaagacgaagggctaatgctcgaaacgtcagtttttagaatccctgtacagtggccaatttacatcatcaactccgttgataaaaccaaatttttgtgcaGAAGAAAAAGTTGATCCTAACAGAGCATACCTAAGGTTTTTTTCATATCATTTTGTCTTTCAGGAAGTCCACCCAGGAAGCTCATCTCTGCTAGCTGACCTATTCTGTATCTTGGGTACACAAGCTCTATCCAATTATTGCTGTTActttaaaataacttttgttGTTCTCTCAGCTGCTGACTTCAGTGTTTACGTGATTGTATTTGCTGTGTTTCTGCCTCCACTCTATGTATCCTATGGTTCCTGGTGTGTATTCATAATCCTACAGATGTGGAAAGTCAATGTGCTGAGGACAAGCCAAGCAGAGAAAGATTCCTGTCTCTTGTTGCAGCATCAGTGGTATGTtactgaatatatatatatttttgagaGTAAATccaaatatatagatttagccaagcctaaaagcagagctgcTGTGATATTCAACCAAATGTACAAGAAGCTAACCtagcttgagcctgtgatccaatcaaaaaccggtatctggtcagcggtcaacagttgacctcgatgagctctaaacttgagctcgcgatatggtcacatgatactggtcagcagataccttgttttgacaggtgtcaataattgatcataacatggatgtccaatatcaaggATGTACACTGTAAATGGCTATTATGTTGGGTGTATTGATGAtgttggtgatgatgatgatgcaatatgcaattttataataaatgtattgttTCCATctgcattttcttgttttatttaatGTCTTAACACACACAAGCTTGGCTGGTAATGGTAGTCACTAATGTCTAATAGTTTGTTATAGTAGTGTAGTTTTAGTAGTGCTATCTGATCACTGAGTTTTCTTCCCATCTTAAACTAGCTGTCCTTAAGCAGGGGTTTCATTTAGGGCCGGGCACTGAGCAAACTGACTGGCTGTGCACATGACTTTGCTTGGTTGCATTCAACATCTCAACATCTCGACTGGtttttttcaaatacaaagACTAATTTTGAAAGTACAGTTTTGTCCTTTTATTGAACTGCTTTCTTTTGTCAAAATGTCACAATTTCATATGCTGCATTCAATTTCGTAAACCACATTAAACTCAGAATGAATCACTCCATAGTTACAGATTGCCAAAAGAATTGTACACCATAAGAGACCACCTGAAATGTCCCAATGTTGCATTTTTTGCTATGGCTGCCCAGAAAAGATCGCTGTCGATCGCtgattatttttccttgtgaGTTGAATTGCCTCCAGCTGAGAAAAGGCCAAGATGTGAGTGCACTTTGTTGTGTCACGGTAATGAATGAATTTTCGTGTGGATATTGGTATCAAATCATCAATTGTCTACAAAAGGTTTGATTTTTCTGTGGTTGAGGAACattcagaatgcaggaaaacacATCTCTGCAACTTAAgaatttcaacattttgtggGAAGGCCCAAAGGGCCTTCCGAATACTTTGCCTGGGTGTTAAACCCATatgcccccccctcccccccccgcTTCAAACCTTAACGGAACCTCTTCCTAAGGACTGTGACCAGGGGCTTATCTGTACAAGTCACCGTTTGTCACACCTACATTAATTCTAATCATTTTCCACCTACTTACGAAGCTTGGGACAGTTCTGGTGACATTTGCATGTGCCTGATTTTAGGGAGTAGTTCCGGAAGCTCTGCTTAAAGAACGCCTGGATGTAGAAACATTGGATACATTAGGACTCATTCCATCACAAAAAGCCTTCAATCAAAAATATGTCAGGACCAAGACCAAGCTATTGTGTGTATTCATGTTTTTACTTTGACATAAATATTTCTTAAATTAAAGTGCATCATAAATAAACTATAATATTTTATAGTAATACATGTAGAAGCGAGTACTGGAGTcagttcttttattcacatactTATTATTTATATTGTCCATGGAAGAAAGCTGCATTCACAGTCAGTTCTTTGCTACGTTGAAAGTAATACTGGGTTATTTGCAGTTATGAAAATCTCTTGTTTCATAGCTCTCTACAGCTGATTCTTGTAGAATCACTTACACAGGTAACATCCAATGGCTGAGTTGTTGGAAGCCCATATATAATTGCAACATAATTATGTTGCTGTGGTAGCTACATTTTGTACAGTTACCACGGTTGGTGTCAATTTGGTTTTCGATAGCCTTGGTATTAGTTgtcaaataaaaattgtatgGAAGCAGTGTTTACtcaaatcaaaatttaaataaacatATGAAATTTAGGTTCTTAAAAAAGTATGCATTTAATTTTGAGGGGAATAGCACTAATTTTTCAAATCAGGAAAAAAATTCCTGAGAAAGTGGATAAATTTTCAGCTGACTTTAGAGATCCCCAAGAGCATGAATTTTTGATTGAATTCCCTTTTAGTTATAAGCAGCAAAAGTTTAATTTAGTGCGAGAAGAGAGTGAGGGTTATGCCAAACTGGTAACTGAACTGGGTCAAGAGATTAGCAGACATGTTACAAGCTCAAGGGCACTGGAAAATATCAAGTCATTGATAGGTtagaaaaatgttctttttatccAATAAATAACAATAGTTCTTCTAACTTAAGTaattaatagacctaatcggctaactcaatgttgtacccaattcaaaccctttggtgggaataaaacat
This window harbors:
- the LOC138000223 gene encoding probable GTP-binding protein EngB, with the translated sequence MFHLPEFHREKALFLLLWRFFYHKGSPRAKESQSVFNPTSGILARADKEFQLLGPKAVFQGSAVKTEEAPNLKLPEVAFIGRTSVGKSSLINALLNQTKLVKTSKTPGHTRLVNFYNIGSKFYLVDLPGYGYVQGVGKEQGTRHFVKVAEKYLKQRAGKELRSICLLIDGKVGVTKNDMIAFEMMGELDAPFQVVLTKMDKLHKGRHQVMIDEVYRVRERFKLNSCFPHIFPVSAKGKTGLSELRYFICLSVGFTKPFTNIL